The genomic stretch CCCTGGGACAATCCGCTATTTTGGACATTGGCTTTTATCGATCTTAAAATTGAAACCAGATCAACCCCATGATGCGAATAAAAATTATTGTCTTCCACCACAATTGTCGCCAGTCTCATCACATCCGGAATCTCGTCGTGCGAAATAACTTTTCGGTTTTCTTCGCCATGCATCTCGTAAAGAACATGCTCCCCCGTTCGATCGTAAATCGTGCTGGTCTGAGCAACTTTTCTATGCATCAATTCTGCTTGAGGAGTATTGAAGAAAAAATACACGACGAAGCTGGAACCTACTGTAAAAATAAGCGAAAGAAAACAAAAAAATATCCAGAGAACTCCTTTTACCCAGGGTTTTATTTTTTTCTTCTTTTTTAAAAACGGCAGAATTACCATAAGCTATTTATTTTTTCCTTTTAAATAAATTACATTATAGACAAGCGAAACTATAAAAATAACCATAAAAACAAACGTTAGAACAAAAAACACCCCTTCTTCTTTGTGAATAAGAGCTGAGACCACATTATGCATAACAACTGAGACTGTTCCCAGCCCCAGAAAAATATACGCGTTTTTAGCATATTTCTTCACCCTGACATTATAACACAAAAGAGCTTAAAATATTTCAAGCCCTTTTGAGACGGAGCACCACAAATGCGCTTACAGTTTCGTGCAAAATTACGCTTTGCTGTCGCTTCCGAACATTTTTATTTTCTCCTTTACCACGTTCGTCACGGAATTCCGCGCATCTCCTAAAAATTTCCGAGCATCTAAATTTATCGGCCCTTGCTTCATTACATTGCTTGCAAGGCTATTCACAAAAGACAAACGAATAGCAGTATCAACATTAAAACAGGAGATTCCTTTCTGGATAGCCTCGACAACCTTTCCATTTTCCCAATCTGATGCTCCATGCAAAATCAAAGGGATATTTATGGCTTTTCTTATCATATCGAGCCTGTCATAATCTGGTTTCTTTTTTTCTTTGAAAAATCCATGCGCATTTCCTATTCCCACCGCCAAAGCATCCACGCCAGTTTTTTTGATAAAATCTTCAGCTTGTCCGGGATCAGTCATATATTTTACCCATTCTTCATCAACTATCTCAATCTCGCCTAAATATGGAACACATCCGAGTTCAGCCTGGACAGCCACTCCTTTTTCGTGGCAAAAATCGACGATTTCTTTCGTGCTCATTAAATTATCCTCATATTTTTTTCGAGAACCGTCATACATAACAGAAGTAAATCCGATATTAATAGCTCTTTTAATCGCTTCAAAACTATGGCCATGATCAAGGTGTATCCCTATCGGAATCTCTGCTGCATAGAATTCGGAGATATTTTTAACCAGATTAAAAATTGCTCTTCCTCCGGCATATTCCATTGTTTTTTCGGTTATTTGAATAATTATGGGAGAACGCATTTCCTTCGCAGCTTGGACAATGGCGTGCGTTACTTCCAGATTGAGAGTATTAAAAGCACCGACAGCGTATCCGCCATCTTTAGCTTTTGTTAAGATTTCTTTGACAC from Parcubacteria group bacterium encodes the following:
- a CDS encoding class II fructose-bisphosphate aldolase — its product is MITSVKEILTKAKDGGYAVGAFNTLNLEVTHAIVQAAKEMRSPIIIQITEKTMEYAGGRAIFNLVKNISEFYAAEIPIGIHLDHGHSFEAIKRAINIGFTSVMYDGSRKKYEDNLMSTKEIVDFCHEKGVAVQAELGCVPYLGEIEIVDEEWVKYMTDPGQAEDFIKKTGVDALAVGIGNAHGFFKEKKKPDYDRLDMIRKAINIPLILHGASDWENGKVVEAIQKGISCFNVDTAIRLSFVNSLASNVMKQGPINLDARKFLGDARNSVTNVVKEKIKMFGSDSKA